AAACCAATTGATTACCTTCTAGCCCTACTAAGAAATGATAATTACTTGGTCTTTTTGTATATTGTAAACTTCTAAAAAAGGTTTGATGTGGTTCTCGCACTTCAATTGGAAACGACTGATCGTATAACTTCATAGCAGATTCATAGTGATCTAAATTTTCTTCTGTTATTTCAACCCATTTTATTGTCATAATGTAAAGTACTCCTCTCCATACGTTTATTTAGAATAATCCATTTTTCCCCTAAAGTTTAGATATTTATTTCAATAGAAGTAACCTAAATTCCTTCATAAAGTTTTATCCATTTCATGATAAGAAGCGATTGGGATCTATTGTTCAAAAAATATGAAAAAGACCGCAGTAGCGATGCTATCGTTATCTGCAATTAACAGATACAAGTTTTTCGTTTCACCCCAATTTTATTACGCTCTTCTACTTTATTAATATAGGTAACAGCGACTGGTACTTTACACGCTGTATTGCCCATATTAACATGAACTTTACCGATTGCTTCAGCAACCCTAATAGCATCATCATGTAAAGCTTTTACATAGGCACCTGCACTAATCACAAAGCCGTTCATACAATAGCGAACCCGGTTTTTTTCTTGATGAATTGATTCTTCAACTCTATGAAGTAGAGTAAGGATTTCATCTGTATCCAGCTTTTCATCAGGAGAAATCGATAAATAGTTGGCATAAGTACTCCATCCGGCAACTGCTATCATTTCTTCATCTGACTCGATCCATTCACGTGCAAGTTCTAAAGCATACGGACTTTCAGCAGCCACACCTGCAACTGTATATTCCGCAAGCATATACCAGTCTGCTTTTTCTACCCAATTTTGAAGAGTTCCCTTTGACATAAATTTCGGATTAACAGACAGTCCCGCTAAATACATCGCATCAAAATTCTCAGTTTCATATAATGCCAAGGCCAACTCCTGATCCTTTTTCACATGTTTAACAAGCTTTTTTAAATCACCAATTTTAACTCCAAAAAGGTTTCCACTCGCTCCATGATTCATAAATGTCTTTTTTGTTTGCTCTGAACCCAGTTCTTCAAGCTTCCCCATTATTTCTACAACGTTCATTTATTACCTCCATATAATGGTATTATTTTCACTTTAACATAATCTTTAATCCTTGTTGCTGATCATCCTGGCCCAAAAAATTAGAATCCTTGGTTTTCATAGGTTTTACATTGCCTTAGGATTTTCCAAGATGCAGAAGTTACCAACTATTATTACCATATTTATACTTTACAATAAAGAACGTGCGTTCGTCAACAAATACAAAATTGAAAACCAATAATTTTAGATTTTATATAATCTCTTTATCATGATAAGGAGTTGAGCTATTATAAAAACAGATGGGAAGAAAAACCAAAGATATATGACATTGGGGACTTTGCCTTTGGACATGTTTTTAGTTATTGTCTCATTTGTATTTGTAGAATAATATCTAAGTATATGATTAGTTAAAAGGAGTTTATCCATGAACAAAAATAATAAGACATTCCGAATGGTTATATTAGGAATGCTTTCTGCCATTATCATTATTCAAACTTCTATCCCGTTTTTAGGATATATCCCTATAGGTCCGCTTAGTTTGACGATTATTCAAGTAACGGTCATTATCGCAGCGATCATCCTCGGTACGAAGGAAGCAGCCATTGTAGGCGGCATATGGGGAATGATCACGTTCATCAGGGCATTTGTTGCTCCGACAAGCGTAATTGCACCAATTGTTTTTACGAATCCGCTTGTGTCCGTTTTGCCAAGGATTTTAATTGGTGTAGTTGCTGGATATGTTTTCCACAGAATGCTCAGCGAGAAGCTCAATGAAACAGTAAGAATGAGTGTTGCAGGTGTGTTGGGATCATTAACAAATACTTTTTTAGTGCTTGGATTCATTTATTTACTTTATCGGGAACCATACGCGAACTTTTTGAAGTTGGACATGGAGCAGCTCTTGCCTGCACTGATGACAATTGTCGCCACTAATGGAATTACTGAAGCGATTCTATCAGGTGTATTGACGCCGATTATTTCAAAACCTTTATTAAAATTGATGAAAAAATAGCTCCCTTAACGGCTAAAGACATCCGGCAAACTTATGTGTTTTAAGTTTGTCGGATGTCTTTTATTTTGGTTGGTTCAGGATGAAAATGGGACAGTTAACCTGTCCCTATCTACGGAACGTTTGTTGTCACTGTTCATATAAATCTCTAAGATGAAAATAGAGCAGGAGGAGAAAATGATGGATAATAGTAAAGTTGGTAAGTTAATTTTTCATTTACGGAAGGAAAAAGGACTAACACAGAAGCAATTAGCAGATTCAATGAACATTTCTGATCGAACGATTTCTAAATGGGAGCGTGGATATGGGTGTCCAGATGTCACTCTTTTACCAAGTTTGTCTTCCGTATTAGGAGTAAATATTGAAAATATTTTAGAAGGTGAATTATCGCCGAATGATTTTGTGGGAGGAAATATGAAAAAATCGAATTATTTTGTTTGTCCCTTATGTCATAATATTGTATTAGCAACTGGGGATATAGCCATATCTTGCTGTGGGAGGAAGGTAGAACAATTAGAAGCAAAAAAAGCAACAGACGAAGAAAAATTATCAATAACAGAAATTGATTCAGAGTGGTATATTTCAAGTGATCATCCAATGACAAAGGATCATTATATATCATTTCTTGCTTTTGCTACTGGTGATTCAGTACAGATTATGAAACAATATCCTGAATGGAGTTTGCAAACACGCATACCAAAACATAAACATGGTAAACTGCTATGGTTTGATACACAGTTTGGTTTATATTATCAACATATCTAAGTTAGTATTTTAATTATTCTTTCATAATTATATTTTTATCTTCACCTTTTGACTGATGTTCCATAAAGAAGTCCACACGGCCAACGACTTTACTTCATATACTTGGCATATTTGCATGCGTAGTTCCAAGTTTTTAAAATGACAGTCGTTGGTCAAACTTTTAGTATCCTTGTTCAAGAAAGGCACTACATTTTTCTATTTTATTTTAATACTTCACACCAGAATGTGTAGTTCATTAATGAAACATCTTTTTTAAATTTGTGTATACTTTTTAACGTAGTTAATGTTTTTACTACTTCTCTTAAAATTTCCTCGGATGTTTGAGACTTACAATCTTTCATCTGTTTTCTTGCAAATAAAATTAAATGTTTTGTATCGATTCTATTTATTTTTCTAATATTCGTGTAAATAGTTAAATAGATTAGAAAACTCTCAATTCTCTTTAATGCTTGTTTTTTATTAGGGTAATCGCTTGAGTCAAGTAGAAATATGTATTGATTATATAATGATTTATAACGTATTGAATCTTTTGTAATAATAAAAAGGTCATTTTGTTGAATATCCATTTAATCCTCCCTTCTTTATGTTTGAGATAAATTTGCTGCGAAGTTTATTAGGAAAAAGTGCATCTTAAACAAATATTTTAAATATTACTTTAATCTATCCATTTGTTTTATGCAACACTTTTGTGGAAGAAATTGGT
This genomic stretch from Metabacillus sp. B2-18 harbors:
- a CDS encoding DNA alkylation repair protein codes for the protein MNVVEIMGKLEELGSEQTKKTFMNHGASGNLFGVKIGDLKKLVKHVKKDQELALALYETENFDAMYLAGLSVNPKFMSKGTLQNWVEKADWYMLAEYTVAGVAAESPYALELAREWIESDEEMIAVAGWSTYANYLSISPDEKLDTDEILTLLHRVEESIHQEKNRVRYCMNGFVISAGAYVKALHDDAIRVAEAIGKVHVNMGNTACKVPVAVTYINKVEERNKIGVKRKTCIC
- a CDS encoding helix-turn-helix domain-containing protein; protein product: MDNSKVGKLIFHLRKEKGLTQKQLADSMNISDRTISKWERGYGCPDVTLLPSLSSVLGVNIENILEGELSPNDFVGGNMKKSNYFVCPLCHNIVLATGDIAISCCGRKVEQLEAKKATDEEKLSITEIDSEWYISSDHPMTKDHYISFLAFATGDSVQIMKQYPEWSLQTRIPKHKHGKLLWFDTQFGLYYQHI
- a CDS encoding ECF transporter S component; translated protein: MNKNNKTFRMVILGMLSAIIIIQTSIPFLGYIPIGPLSLTIIQVTVIIAAIILGTKEAAIVGGIWGMITFIRAFVAPTSVIAPIVFTNPLVSVLPRILIGVVAGYVFHRMLSEKLNETVRMSVAGVLGSLTNTFLVLGFIYLLYREPYANFLKLDMEQLLPALMTIVATNGITEAILSGVLTPIISKPLLKLMKK